One genomic region from Lacerta agilis isolate rLacAgi1 chromosome 13, rLacAgi1.pri, whole genome shotgun sequence encodes:
- the CHST12 gene encoding carbohydrate sulfotransferase 12, protein MTKARLFRLSVVLGSIFMILLIIVYWDNVGTAHFYLHTTFSRPHGVLPTVAKDGGQDSMSDVDEFLEKLLSSDLKRDVGLGQKTEPPAPHASARPVAGNLEENVRGYDWSTRDAGAILDQEQLQAERRRTLRELCANSSFAFPTKERSFDDIPNYELNHLIVDDRHGVIYCYVPKVACTNWKRVMIVLSESLMDQGVPYADPLDIPREHVHNTSTHFTFNKFWRRYGKFSRHLMKIKLKKYTKFLFVRDPFVRLISAFRSKFELENEEFYRRFAIPMLKLYSNHTSLPTSVSDAFEAGLRVSFSDFIQYLLDPRTEKLAPFNEHWRQVYRLCHPCQIEYDFVGKLETLDEDAAHLLQLLKVEHLLRFPPSYRNRTASSWEDDWFAKIPVDWRRQLYKLYEADFVLFGYPKPESLLQN, encoded by the coding sequence ATGACCAAAGCACGCCTCTTCCGCCTCTCGGTGGTGCTGGGCTCCATCTTCATGATCCTGTTGATCATCGTCTACTGGGACAACGTGGGGACGGCCCACTTCTACTTGCACACAACCTTCTCCAGGCCTCATGGGGTCCTCCCCACTGTGGCCAAGGACGGAGGCCAAGACTCAATGTCGGACGTCGACGAGTTCTTGGAGAAGCTCCTGAGCTCTGACCTGAAACGCGATGTGGGTCTCGGTCAGAAGACGGAGCCGCCAGCCCCGCACGCCTCCGCGAGGCCCGTCGCCGGCAACTTGGAGGAGAACGTGAGGGGCTACGACTGGTCCACTCGTGACGCCGGCGCGATCTTGGACCAGGAGCAGCTGCAGGCGGAGCGGCGCCGGACGCTGAGGGAGCTGTGTGCCAACTCCAGCTTTGCCTTCCCGACCAAGGAGCGCTCCTTTGACGACATCCCCAACTACGAGCTGAACCACCTCATTGTGGACGACCGCCACGGCGTCATCTACTGCTACGTCCCCAAAGTTGCCTGCACCAACTGGAAGCGGGTGATGATCGTGCTGAGCGAGAGCCTGATGGACCAGGGCGTGCCGTACGCCGACCCCTTGGACATCCCCCGCGAGCACGTCCACAACACCAGCACCCACTTCACCTTCAACAAGTTCTGGCGCCGCTACGGCAAGTTCTCCCGCCACCTCATGAAGATCAAGCTGAAGAAGTACACCAAGTTTCTCTTCGTCCGGGACCCTTTCGTGAGGCTCATCTCGGCCTTCCGCAGCAAGTTCGAGCTGGAGAACGAGGAGTTCTACCGCCGGTTCGCCATCCCGATGCTGAAGCTCTACTCCAACCACACCAGCCTGCCAACCTCGGTGAGCGACGCCTTCGAGGCGGGACTCAGGGTCTCCTTCTCGGACTTCATCCAGTACCTCTTGGACCCCCGGACCGAGAAGCTGGCCCCGTTCAACGAGCATTGGAGGCAGGTCTACCGCCTCTGCCACCCGTGCCAGATCGAGTACGACTTTGTGGGCAAGCTGGAGACTTTGGACGAAGACGCAGCCCACTTGCTGCAGCTCCTGAAGGTGGAGCACCTTCTCCGCTTCCCTCCCAGCTACCGGAACAGGACAGCCAGCAGCTGGGAGGACGACTGGTTTGCCAAAATCCCCGTGGACTGGAGGCGGCAGCTGTACAAGCTGTACGAAGCGGACTTCGTCCTGTTCGGTTACCCCAAGCCAGAAAGCTTGCTTCAGAACTGA